The following coding sequences lie in one Apostichopus japonicus isolate 1M-3 chromosome 13, ASM3797524v1, whole genome shotgun sequence genomic window:
- the LOC139978250 gene encoding bis(5'-nucleosyl)-tetraphosphatase [asymmetrical]-like produces MATPLKAGGILIFRRIQNEVQYLLLQTSYGEHHWTPPKGHVDPGEDFRTAALRETEEEAGLRESQFKLFDFEKCLKYSVRGRPKEVVYWLAELKDPNTPVKLSDEHQDFKWLCLSEACSYSRFNDLQEVLKDADEYIQGRG; encoded by the exons ATGGCAACGCCTTTAAAAGCCGGtggaattttaatatttagacgAATACAGAACGAAGTACAATATCTGTTACTTCAAACATCTTACGGAGAACATCACTGGACTCCCCCAAAAG GTCATGTGGATCCCGGTGAGGACTTCAGGACGGCTGCTTTAAGAGAGACAGAGGAAGAGGCAGGACTTAGGGAATCACAATTTAAACTTTTTGACTTTGAAAAATGCTTAAAATATTCTGTGAGAGGAAGACCCAAGGAAGTTGTCTATTGGCTTGCCGAACTCAAGGACCCAAACACTCCTGTCAAGTTATCTGATGAACACCAAGACTTTAAATGGCTCTGTTTATCAGAAGCCTGTTCATATTCCAGATTCAATGACCTGCAGGAAGTTTTAAAGGATGCTGATGAGTACATACAAGGAAGAGGGTGA